Proteins encoded together in one Miscanthus floridulus cultivar M001 chromosome 16, ASM1932011v1, whole genome shotgun sequence window:
- the LOC136510325 gene encoding ABC transporter B family member 15-like, with protein MAAGPYLVSVFWMLLVPKRRWASVKRPCWSAGPDHGAAPVRPRGEEQPDRQPQEPQHLPYDGQQRQRAGAGASGRLAGTTDSAFSSSAIDKFALRLLYVAVAVGACAFLEGLCWTQTAERQASRMRRLYMEAVLRQQLPNVLANMTLFFGALVVAFVFAWLLAPAGLPFMLLFVAPSVVLGKRMAAAAGEARAAYKEAGGVAEQAVSSIRTVVSYRGERQTLERFGRALARSTALGIKRGSSRAPSSGAWASCTPSGPSCPRSAASSSSVSTRRADTS; from the exons ATGGCCGCGGGGCCGTACTTGGTCAGCGTCTTCTGGATGTTGCTGGTGCCGAAGAGGCGCTGGGCGTCGGTGAAGCGGCCCTGCTGGTCGGCGG GACCGGACCACGGTGCCGCACCGGTACGTCCTCGCGGAGAAGAGCAGCCCGACCGGCAGCCCCAAGAACCGCAGCATCTCCCCTACGACGGCCAACAACGCcagcgcgccggcgccggcgcctccgGCCGACTCGCCGGGACCACCGACAGCGCCTTCAGCTCCAGCGCCATCGACAAG TTCGCGCTTCGGTTGCTGTACGTCGCGGTTGCCGTGGGCGCCTGCGCTTTCCTAG AGGGGCTGTGCTGGACGCAGACCGCCGAGCGGCAGGCGTCCAGGATGAGGCGGCTGTACATGGAGGCCGTCCTGCGGCAGCAG CTGCCCAACGTCCTGGCGAACATGACGCTCTTCTTCGGCGCGCTGGTCGTGGCCTTCGTCTTCGCGTGGCTGCTAGCGCCCGCGGGCCTCCCGTTCATGCTCCTCTTCGTGGCCCCGAGCGTGGTCCTGGGCAAGCGCATGGCCGCAGCGGCGGGGGAGGCGCGTGCGGCGTACAAGGAGGCGGGCGGCGTCGCCGAGCAGGCGGTGTCGTCCATCCGTACCGTGGTGTCGTACCGCGGGGAGCGGCAGACGCTGGAGCGGTTCGGGCGCGCCCTGGCCCGGAGCACGGCGCTCGGCATCAAGCGGGGCTCATCAAGGGCGCCGTCATCGGGAGCCTGGGCATCATGTACGCCATCTGGTCCTTCATGTCCTAGATcggcagcgtcctcgtcatccgTTTCCACGCGCAGGGCGGACACGTCTTAG